The following DNA comes from Alnus glutinosa chromosome 6, dhAlnGlut1.1, whole genome shotgun sequence.
caccctattgattttgtgatattttgtaaccAATTAGTCCTATTTATAACTTGGTTTCATTTCTTAGTAAACCCATATGCCTTGGAGGATAAGGCTAACTcccatccattagatcaaaaagtgtctacttgatcctagccattcattcccttataaatagaactaaagaaggattcaaaaacccatcaagcttcacacacacacacactcatggcaaagagagagaaaagtgtgcttttgtgtgcttttgtgtagtccaaggcttggagtgtgttctaggaagtcttttggtaagcttccaatcattaatttcattgattttatgctttaaattttgatttcattagtttaagcttaattatgttcattatgtgtttatgttcaaagttgatcacttatttaccaaatatgccattatgatgcccaaattcaattgggtattccttAAATGTGCCGTTATGctgtcaaaagttttgaaaggtttttttaagcattagttataaAAGCGTCGTTGTTCTGCCAATTTTATAAAGCgaattattcataattatgccgttatgccgcccaatattctaaaagtatttttagacattactaATACTAATGTTGTTACTTAGCTCAATTGGAATTggttatgttatataaatatatagcttttatgattaaaagtgtTGGTAAAACAATTCTTATGTtcataagtattttaaaaatgcaaaagggtattttggtcattatttataaatgttgttataatgcccatatggaatatgtggcattataattaaacaattttttatatgctgttattatgtttaaatgattttagcaattatgttaaggtttaaaaggttaaaaataaaaatagtgttaatatgagtttataagtgaattgtactaattcactattattggtattaaattatactgcagctaatatttatgtgaacacttttctgaagcaaagaaagaactgtaagtatttattacttactgagggtaaagctgaatttccataatgttgtggtttctgttttatttaattgtttgtgcatgtggattttgcatattttgttattttaattaatgaattaattataacaaagttgggagtgacgtctaccaacggatcagggagtgacgtctgcctgagccaaaaatattaataaacaacaaagTAGGGAGTTACGTTTGCCTACGgaacagggagtgacgtctgcctgtgccaaaaagataataaattgttagaggagtgacgtctccttagaactcgctaaacgggagttacgtctcctataactcgataagcgggagttacgtctcctatagcACATTAGACAGGAATTACGTTTCCTAGACTTTATTAAATGAAATTACGTTTCCTTGAATCTATgcgttagagttacgtctctataagatcgaatgcaagaagctcatgattcattttataataaatctgtgcatataaaactgtcattactttatattattgcattgtgttgcatttacttaaataaatcagtaatcatatcAATATTGAAAACAGcagactcactttagtattttgtgttgttgttttcctctccgtattgtgtgataatacaggatatgaagaagaagaagaatatcaggactatccagactctTAGATGGTTCCTGATACTAGTTTTTGAGGCGAGACCGCctccctttttgggaactaccatgttgtagttcaataacttagtttaaagacaatatttataattctgctgttatgtagtcattaaaccttagatattttggcttgtatgactattgatgccctgtgaggcatgactactactactactttgtataattatgctgacttacttattatatctatcttgaggtatttcagtagaagctctgaagtgttacttaattcctaagtctgtattatatttatatatattccgttgccaatatttaactctgataagttagtaatgtcacgtgaaaattcaaaaattttcacttacgctttttgtaaaagcggggtgttacagtttggtatcagagcggttcGCTCTGGGAATCAGCAGAAACTTAGTGTCAAACTGTAACTTGGGTAagttacagtttggtatcagagcggtttgcTCTGGGAATCAGCAGAAACTTAGCGTCAAACTGTAACTTGGGTAagttacagtttggtatcagagcggttcGCTCTGGGAATCAGCAGAAACTTAGCGTCAAACTGTAACTTGGTAagttacagtttggtatcagagcgattGCTCTGCGGCCCAGGTGAGACTTAGTGTCATATCGTAGCTCTAAGGACCAGTTACAGCTTAGTGTCAAACTGTAACTTGGGTAAGTTACAGTTTAGTATCGAagcagtttgctctgaggaccctAGATTTGACCTTAGTATAGAAATAAAACACAAAGaactataggaatataaaagtatttttgttggtatatatatatgctagacaCTAAGTAGAATTTCATGAATTAGAGTAAGAGTAAAATCTTTTGTCATGCTTCGTTGAATATATGCATTTGCGCACTTAAATTTTATTGGTTATAATGATTATTTACTTGtataattttgagtgttaaaATTGTTCGcattatgatttgtttattaatgttgATGAATTCTTTGTCAATGATTGATTATAGAATGTTTTGTTTATTAGCATTATTGGTTGATTTTAAATGTAACATAgcctttttaaagaaaatgattttattcTACGAAATGTGAGATAACCGTTCCTTTAAATATAGAATCATGCCTCCTAGACGTCGTCCTCTCTGCGACTTTAACCAAGACCCGCGTCCCGAAGAAAATGGTGAGGAAGAGTTGCCATCTccacctccaccgccaccaTACAATGACGGGATACACCCGACCTTAGTACAATTTATAGCTGATGCCACTAGACACCTTACTGAAGCAATATCACGTATTCCACGACCTAATGAACGAGCTGAACCCATAGGTTGTTCGTTGCGTGATTTTGCTAGTTTCcatttttgaacttttgaaggAACCGAAGGACTGAACACCGCAGAAGCATGGCTCACAGACATAGATGCATTGTACACTACTCTCGGTTGTACCGACGAGCAGAAAGTTCAGTATCTCGCACTACAGCTGACGGGTGAAGCTGGGAGATGGTGGAATGCGAGGAAGGTGCTACTTGGGGAAGAAACAGTGATCGCTTGGGAGATGTTCAAAGTGGAGTATAATCGGCGCTTTTTCCCTCGATCCCAGAGACAATTGGGAGCAATAGAATTCCAAAATCTTGTTCAAGGTAATATGATCGTAGAACAGTATTCTGCTAGATTTATGGAATTAGCCAAGTTTGCGGCCAATCTTATTTCGGATGAAGAATCGAAGGCAAAACGATTTGAAAATGGCCTCAATCCTAGCATTAAGGAGAGAGTGATCTGCCACGAGATCAAAGATTATGCTAGGTTGGTAGAAGTTGCATCGCTCGCGGAAAGAGGAATCTGCGAATCAGCAGCAGCCTACGATTTGAAGAGGTGATTAAAACATCAAACATCGTATTCAGAAAAGAGGGTAGCAATCGAGAGTGATTCCAAGTTAATTGACAACAGGAATTTCTCGCCCACGCTAGGAAACCAAAAACCCCTTTGTGACAAGTGTGGAAAACCGCATGCGGGAGAATGTAGGATGACGAATCCAAGCTGTTTCAAGTGTGGTAAGCCTGGTCATGTCCAGAAGTATTGTCCCATGACCTCTGATAAAGGATCAAAGCCGCAAGGAGGCGAATCTCGACAACAGTATCCTGCCCAAGCACGAGTATATTCACTTATCCCTGGTGGTgctgaagaagatgaggaataTACAGATGCGACGGCAGGTACCATTCTTTAAATAGATAGCATTTGGCTTACTATTTATGATTTAGGACTTTCGCATTCATTTTCACTTGCGCCAATCACATAAATTTCTAATAGTATTCAACGGTTAAAATGGTATTTTTGACGGAGCAATAAATAGATCATGGTGCTATATAAATTTTGTACCTagataaaacattattttcttacaccctttttgatgAGTATGAATAACCCATATTGAAATCGAGACTTTAAGCTCAGTAATAAGATTCTCACCTATGAATGGTAGATATAATTTCAACAATAGAGGATTAGATAAGATACACtagttattaaaattatatggtgagataattgataaaaaagaaaaattcatattattttcttacatcatttttcttgtaggatatttttattaatcattGATAGAAAGAAGatatacattattttcttatgttgtTCCTATCCCGTAATGGTCAAGGTTAGGATAACCTAATATTAGTAATTAAAATGTTACCCTTGATATTTGTATCGCTAGACATAAAGATTAGTAATCTAAATCTTCTCTTTATGCGAGATAACgtttacgaatttcggggacgagATTCTGTTAAGAGGGGAGGGATgtaacaccccatattttaagatattaaataaaatatcttaaaatatgatttatgacctattaataaggtaaaagaataaatatgaatatctatgaagttaaatattcatttattaagaagtgtttatagttttagtttaataaaagttcaaacgaaccttaaactttggaataacggaaacagggtcaaacgaactccgttttggtcgattcaaaagctaGAACGCTCGTCTCGGAATCCTTTATctacatataaaatttcataaaaatcagagttttctAGATTTGCCGAAAGTGACCGTGACTCTACTGCCCCTGGACTGGGAAGCATGCATGTGTAGATTCTGCCACGTCATCGCCgtgtcaccctattgattttgtgatattttgtaaccAATTAGTCCTATTTATAACTTGGTTTCATTTCTTAGtaaacccatgtgccttggaggataaggctaactcccatccattagatcaaaaagtgtctacttgatcctagccattcattcccttataaatagaactaaagaaggattcaaaaacccatcaagcttcacacacacacacactcatggcaaagagagagaaaagtgtgcttttgtgtgcttttgtgtagtccaaggcttggagtgtgttctaggaagtcttttggtaagcttccaatcattaatttcattgattttatgcttttagttttgatttcattagtttaagcttgattatgttcattatgtgtttatgttcaaagttgatcacttatttaccaaatatgccattatgatgcccaaattcaTTTGGGTATTCCTTAAATGTGCCGTTATGctgtcaaaagttttgaaaggtttttttaagcattagttataaAAGCGTCGTTGTTCTGCCAATTTTATAAAGggaattattcataattatgccgttatgccgcccaatattctaaaagtatttttagacattactaatactaatgttgttactcagctcaattggaattggttatgttatataaatatatagcttttatgattaaaagtgtTGGTAAAACGATTCTTATGTtcataagtattttaaaaatgcaaaagggtattttggtcattatttataaatgttgttataatgcccatatggaatatgtggcattataattaaacaattttttatatgctgttattatgtttaaatgattttagcaattatgttatgatttaaaaggttaaaaataaaaatagtgttaatatgagtttataagtgaattgtactaattcactattattggtattaaattatactacagctaatatttatgtgaacacttttctgaagcaaagaaagaactgtaagtatttattacttactgagggtgaagctgaatttccataatgttgtggtttctgttttatttaattgtttgcgcatgtggattttgcatattttgttattttaattaatgaattaattataacaaagttgggagtgacgtctgccaacggatcagggagtgacgtctgcctgagccaaaaatattaataaacaacaaagtagggagttacgtctgcttacggaacagggagtgacgtctgcctgtgccaaaaagataataaattgttagaggagtgacgtctccttagaactcgctaaacgggagttacgtctcctataactcgataagcgggagttacgtctcctataactcgataagcgggagttacgtctcctatagcACGTTAGACAAGAATTACGTTTCCTAGACtttattaaatggaattacgtttccttgaatctatgcgttagagttacgtctctataagatcgaatgcaagaagctcatgattcattttataataaatctgtgcatataaaactgtcattactttatattattgcattgtgttggatttacttaaataaatcagtaatcatatcaatattgaaaatagcggactcactttagtattttgtgttgttgttttcctctccgtattgtgtgataatataggatatgaagaagaagaatatcaggactatccagactctTAGATGGTTCCTGATACTAGTTTTTGAGGCGAGACCGCctccctttttgggaactaccatgttgtagttcaataacttagtttaaagacaatatttataattctgctgttatgtagtcattaaaccttagatatttaggcttgtatgactatttatgccctgtgaggcatgactactactactttgtataattatgctgacttacttattatatctatcttgaggtatttcagtagaagctctgaagtgttacttaattcctaagtctgtattatatttatatatattccgttgccaatatttaactctgataagttagtaatgtcacgtgaaaattcaaaaattttcacttacgctttttgtaaaagcggggcgttacaccttCTACCTCAAGGAAAGAGCCAAACATTGATTTCATTCCTTAGCACcaaactccattacttcttgggctcaattGCAACAAGAATTTCTGAAGAAGTATTTTTCCATAGGAAAGACCAATGATATTAGGAGAGCTATCACTAGTATCTCCCAATATGAGGGAGAACAACTGTATGAGACCTGGTAAAGACTCAAGGACCTACTTAGATCATGTCCACACCGCGCTATCCCGAAGTGGCAGCTAGTGCAAAGCTTCTATGAAGGCTTGACTGAGCCTAATAGACATATGGTAGATGCATCTCGTGGGGGAACATTTAATGAAAAGTGAGGACGAAGCATGGACATTATTTGAAAACTTGAGTAATAATTCCATTCAACATGCATCCACTAGACGTAGAGCACCTGCACCTAAAGCACCAAAGACCGAAGGTCTTTTTGAAATAGGACATTCTTCAGATGTAGCTACCCAAGTAGTTGATGCTATCACTAGGAAATTAGATCAAATGATGGTTGTTGGTTTTGCTCCTAATTCTACTCACATGCACACACAACACGCACCATGCTCATTCTGTTCTAGTCCTATGCATCACACAAATGATTGTCCAACTGCAGGAAAGTTTTCTGATGATTCAACGGAGCAGGTCAATGCAGCTTTTTCACATCCGAGTAATGATCCATACTCCAATACTTATAACCCAGGGTGGAGAAATCATCCCAATTTCTCATGGAAGACTCAAGCTTCAAGTAACTCAGTCCTAGGGGTGCACAATCAATCTCAATCTAACAGGCAGCCCTACCAATCTTCTTCCACATACCGCCCTCCACAATAGCAatctcaggctacaccatctccTTAGTCAGATTCTGACATTCAGgctcagatgttgaaacttctGAGCGACATCAATCAGAAAGTGGACTCTCAGAATCAGATGttgaactctcactctcaatccatCGCCAAGTTAGAGGCTCAAATGGGCCAGATGGCTAATACCCTCAACAAGAGAGAAGAAGGGACACTTCCAAGTCAGCCAGTGGCCAACCCAAAGGGACACTACATGGTAGAAGGCAATACTTCACATCACCAACAAGTTCAAGCCATCACCACATTGCGTTGTGGAAGAAGGGTCGACAATCATGTGCAAGAAAAGGTGGATGAGCAAACTGAGATCCCACAGAATCTACAGAAGGAAAAGGGTAATCATGTAAACATTGAGGCTTCTTCTTCATAAGCTCCCACTCTTTAGATACAATATGAGCCTCAGGTCCCATTCCCAAAATGTCTCAAGGCACCTTCTCACTTTGGGAAACAAggagagaaaatacaagatatgATGGAGGTTTGCAAACAGGTAAAAATCAACCTCCCACTCCTTGATGCCATCAAGCAAGTAACTGCCTATGTAAAATTCCTCAAGGACTTGTGtactcagaaaaggaaaagcagaAATCATATTCCCAAGAAAGTCCTTCGTACTGAGCATGTGAGCTCCCTGATTCAGCGCAACACTCCTTCGAAGTTCAAGGATCCTGGATCCCCTACAATTTCATGTATCATCGGACATAGTGGGATTGATAAAGCACTCCTAGATCTAGGAGCTGGTGTGAATTTACTTCCCTATTCAGTTTATCAGCAACTTGGCCTAGGGGAACTGAAGCCCACGACAATGATTCTACAGTTGGCTGATCGGTCTATTAAGAAACCAAGAGGGGTAATAGAAGATGTCATCATCAAAGTAGATAAGTTTTTCTTCCCAATGGACTTCATCGTACTTGACACTGAGCCCGTTCCCAATCCTGAGAAGCTGATCCCGGTCATCCTTGGGCGCCCTTTCTTAGCCACGGCCAATGCATGCATCAACTGTCGTACAAGAGTCATGGAGATCTCCTTTGTTAATATGAAGGTTAGGCTAAATATATTCAATGCATTCCAGCATGCACCTGATCAGAATGAGTGTTTCTTTGTGGACAACATTGAAGAATATGTAGAAGATTCACTCCCCAGTATTTTGGCAAGGGATCCTTTGGAAGACTACCTAACTCACTTTGGCTCTGAAGACTTCAACACCAATCAATACATTGATGAGGTAAATGCCTTGCTAGAGACAGCTACCAGTGCATATTTTCATCCATGGAGACTACCCAAGGAGCCCCTACCTCCAATTTCAAGCACTCCTCTCGTTCCTTCCCTTGAGTCTCCACCGAAGCTTGAATTTAAGCCACTGCCAGACAAGCTCAAGTATGCCTTCCTTAGTTCTAATGATACCTTGCCAGTCATCATTGCTTCAGATCtacaaaaggaccaaaaagataGTTTATAGCAGTATTGAAGAAGCATAAAGAGGCTATTGGATGGACTGTAGCTGATTTGAAGGGCATTGACCCCTCCATCTGTATGCACCAGATTCATTTAGAGGAAGATGCTCGACCGTCTCGTGAGGCATAGTGCCGGCTAAATCCCAATATGAAAGAGGTAGTGATGAAGGAGGTGGTCAAATTACTCGATGCAGGTATCATCTACCCTATCTCCGAtagcaagtgggtgagcccCACCCAAGTGGTTCCAAAGAAGTCTGGCATCACAGTGGTAGAGAACTTAGTTGGCGAATTAATTCCCCAGCGCACAACCACGGGATGGCGTGTCTGTATTGACTACCGCAAGCTCAACTCCCATACTCGGAAGGATCACTTTCCACTCCCATTCATTGATCAGATCCTAGAGCGTCTTGCTGGCCACAGCTACTACTATTTCCTAGATGGGTACTCCGGGTATAATCAAGTGGCAGTTGATCcccaagaccaagagaagacgacctttaCCTGCCCTTTGGCACCTTTGCTTATAGGCGCATGCCCTttggattatgcaatgcacctgcCACTTTTCAGCGATGCATGATGTCAATCTTCTCAGACATGGTAGAAAACTTTttggaggtatttatggatgatttctctgtttttggttCCTCCTTTGATACATGTCTCCACAATCTATCACTTGTGCTTCAACGTTGCAAAGAAACAGATCTGATCTTAAGCTGGGAGAAGAGCCACTTCATGGTGCACGAGGGAATAGTTCTAGGCCATATAGTATCTAAAAGATGAATTGAGGTGGACCGTGCCAAAGTTGAGCTGATTGAAAATCTACCACCACCTACTTCAGTGAAGTAGATTCGTTCCTTCCTTGGGCATGCCAGCTTTTATCGCcgcttcatcaaggatttcagTAAGATTTCAAGACCCTTGTGTAATTTACTTGCCAAGGATACTACTTTCCACTTTGATGATGCATGTCTAGTGGAATTCCATAAGCTTCGTTCTATGCTATCTTCTACTCCCATCATGAAGCCTCTCGACTGGTCTTTGTCGTTTGAAATCATGTGTGATGCATCTGATTATGCTGTGGGTGCAGTCCTAGGACAACATGAAGGCAAGCTTCCTCATTTCATCTACTATGCTAGCAAGACTCTGATGGATGCTCAAgtcaattacacaacaatagaaAAAGAGCTGCTAGTCGTTGTCTTTTCCTTGGATAAATTCCGCTCATATCTTCTGGGATCCAAGGTAATCATCTACTCAGATCACTCGGCTCTGCGCCATTTACTAGCCAAGAAAGAAACTAAGTCCCAATTGATTCGATGGATACTTCTTCTGCAAGAATTCAACAT
Coding sequences within:
- the LOC133871534 gene encoding uncharacterized protein LOC133871534, producing the protein MEVCKQVKINLPLLDAIKQVTAYVKFLKDLCTQKRKSRNHIPKKVLRTEHVSSLIQRNTPSKFKDPGSPTISCIIGHSGIDKALLDLGAGVNLLPYSVYQQLGLGELKPTTMILQLADRSIKKPRGVIEDVIIKVDKFFFPMDFIVLDTEPVPNPEKLIPVILGRPFLATANACINCRTRVMEISFVNMKVRLNIFNAFQHAPDQNECFFVDNIEEYVEDSLPSILARDPLEDYLTHFGSEDFNTNQYIDEVNALLETATSAYFHPWRLPKEPLPPISSTPLVPSLESPPKLEFKPLPDKLKYAFLSSNDTLPVIIASDLQKDQKDSL